The Salegentibacter sp. Hel_I_6 region AACACCCTATGTATGGAAAATTCGTTTTAAAAACGAAAAAATACGTAGCGCACGACGAAACAAACGACTGCAACGAAGGAGATACAGTAAGGATCATGGAAACACGACCTTTAAGTAAATCTAAATGTTGGAGATTAGTAGAAATAATTGAAAGAGCGAAGTAATGGTACAACAAGAGTCTAGACTAAGAGTAGCAGACAATACCGGGGCAAAAGAAGTTTTGACCATTCGTGTATTGGGCGGTACAAAGAAAAGATACGCTTCTGTTGGGGACAAAATAGTTGTC contains the following coding sequences:
- the rpsQ gene encoding 30S ribosomal protein S17, with translation MEKRNLRKERIGVVTSNKMQKSIVVSEVKKVKHPMYGKFVLKTKKYVAHDETNDCNEGDTVRIMETRPLSKSKCWRLVEIIERAK